In one window of Ruminococcus hominis DNA:
- a CDS encoding epoxyqueuosine reductase QueH, with protein sequence MSVWNWKVSNKAGQKVNYQKELDKLILELKKEEKVPRLLLHSCCAPCSSYVLEYLSQYFEVTVFYYNPNIYPESEYTKRVLEQQKLISEMRFKHPVTFIAGNYDSEKFYNMARGMENVKEGGERCFKCYELRLREAAKIAKNGEYDFFTTTLSISPLKNAQKLNEIGMLLAEEYGIEYLLSDFKKKNGYKRSVELSEQYGLYRQDYCGCVFSMKERKEAKNKNKK encoded by the coding sequence GTGAGTGTATGGAATTGGAAAGTGAGCAATAAAGCAGGGCAGAAAGTAAATTATCAGAAAGAATTAGATAAATTAATTCTGGAATTAAAAAAAGAAGAAAAAGTGCCACGGCTTCTTCTTCACAGCTGCTGTGCACCATGCAGCAGTTATGTTTTAGAATATTTGTCGCAATATTTTGAGGTTACAGTATTTTATTATAATCCGAATATATATCCAGAAAGTGAATATACGAAGAGAGTGCTGGAACAGCAAAAACTGATATCAGAAATGCGTTTTAAACATCCGGTTACATTTATTGCGGGAAATTATGATTCAGAAAAATTCTATAATATGGCACGTGGGATGGAGAATGTAAAAGAAGGTGGCGAAAGATGTTTCAAATGTTATGAATTAAGATTGAGGGAAGCTGCTAAAATTGCAAAGAATGGGGAATATGATTTTTTTACGACGACATTGAGTATCAGCCCTTTAAAAAATGCCCAGAAATTAAACGAGATAGGGATGCTTTTAGCTGAAGAATATGGAATAGAGTATCTGCTGTCGGATTTTAAAAAGAAAAATGGATATAAACGTTCGGTTGAATTGTCTGAGCAATATGGATTGTACAGACAGGATTATTGTGGCTGTGTATTTTCGATGAAAGAACGAAAAGAAGCGAAAAATAAAAACAAAAAATAA
- a CDS encoding ABC transporter permease → MVMNELSDGQKTYLKQQNKHRWIVRVSRIAILLIFLFLWEISATTGLIDSFIFSSPSKVICCFWNMILSGFIFVHLWTTFYETLVSFLLVTLISICIAVLLWYSKKISEILDPYFVVLNSLPKSALAPLLIVWLGANTTTIIIAGMSVAIFGSVLSLYTTFESVDQGKLWLIYTLHGSKRQALTKVVLPSSIPAIISNMKVNIGLCLVGVIIGEFLAARSGIGYLIIYSSQVFKMDWLLMSICILCVFSMLLYALINAVENWYQNRLKR, encoded by the coding sequence ATGGTTATGAATGAATTATCTGATGGACAGAAAACTTATTTAAAACAGCAGAATAAACATAGATGGATTGTACGAGTGTCAAGAATTGCAATTTTGCTGATATTTTTATTTTTGTGGGAAATTTCGGCAACAACTGGTCTGATAGATTCATTTATATTCAGCAGCCCTTCCAAAGTAATCTGTTGTTTTTGGAATATGATATTAAGTGGTTTTATTTTTGTGCATTTGTGGACGACATTTTATGAAACGTTAGTCAGTTTTTTGCTGGTAACATTAATCAGTATCTGCATAGCAGTATTACTATGGTACAGCAAAAAAATATCAGAAATATTAGATCCTTACTTTGTAGTTTTAAACAGTCTTCCAAAGTCAGCTTTAGCTCCACTGTTGATTGTGTGGTTGGGCGCAAATACGACAACGATTATTATAGCAGGAATGTCGGTTGCGATATTTGGAAGTGTTTTGAGTCTATATACAACGTTTGAGTCTGTAGACCAAGGAAAATTATGGCTTATCTATACACTGCATGGAAGTAAAAGGCAGGCTTTGACAAAGGTTGTACTTCCGTCATCAATTCCTGCAATTATCAGTAATATGAAGGTGAATATCGGACTGTGTCTGGTCGGTGTGATCATTGGAGAATTTCTTGCAGCGAGAAGTGGAATTGGATATTTGATTATTTATTCGAGCCAGGTATTTAAAATGGATTGGCTGTTAATGAGCATTTGTATTTTATGTGTTTTTTCTATGTTATTATACGCATTGATCAATGCGGTGGAAAATTGGTATCAGAATCGACTCAAGAGATAA
- a CDS encoding ABC transporter ATP-binding protein, producing the protein MEPILEMQHITYSYHTTEGETKALEDVSFSVSEGEFIAIVGPSGCGKSTLLSIICGILKPEKGLIKMNGKNLKQSTTNIGYMLQHDHLFEWRTVYHNVLLGLEVQHMLSAKTRKKALELLEQYGLQQFKNSRPSQLSGGMRQRVALIRTLVLEPELLLLDEPFSALDYQTRLTVGNDIGQILKHEHKTAILVTHDLSEAVSLADRVLILTPRPATISKIVDISFELENDTPMHRRNASEFKNYFNLIWEELNGYE; encoded by the coding sequence ATGGAACCGATTTTAGAAATGCAACACATCACATATTCATATCACACAACGGAAGGGGAGACAAAAGCTTTAGAGGATGTTTCTTTCAGTGTTTCAGAAGGAGAATTTATTGCGATTGTCGGTCCTTCCGGTTGTGGAAAATCAACACTTCTATCTATTATTTGTGGAATCCTAAAGCCCGAAAAAGGGCTTATCAAAATGAATGGAAAAAATCTCAAACAAAGTACAACAAATATCGGCTATATGTTACAGCACGATCATTTGTTTGAATGGCGTACAGTTTATCATAATGTCTTATTAGGGTTGGAAGTTCAGCATATGTTGTCTGCAAAGACAAGGAAGAAAGCACTGGAATTATTAGAACAATATGGTCTGCAGCAATTTAAAAATTCCAGACCTTCTCAATTGTCTGGCGGTATGCGTCAAAGGGTGGCACTTATAAGAACATTGGTTCTGGAACCAGAATTACTTTTGCTGGATGAACCTTTTTCAGCACTCGATTACCAGACTCGTCTTACAGTGGGAAACGATATCGGTCAGATTCTTAAACATGAACATAAAACAGCGATTCTTGTTACACATGATTTGTCAGAAGCAGTCAGTCTGGCAGATCGGGTTTTGATCTTAACGCCACGTCCGGCTACAATTTCTAAAATCGTTGATATTTCCTTTGAATTGGAAAATGATACACCGATGCATCGAAGAAATGCATCAGAATTTAAGAATTATTTCAATTTAATATGGGAGGAATTAAATGGTTATGAATGA
- a CDS encoding M20 family metallopeptidase: MKQIQAVQLTKELVQIESTDPGTYEREIKDYLKKLLKLPGVELKEEEVLPGRFNLCAELLGTDQTLPALIFICHMDTVVVGDGWTLPPFRALEQDNKIYGRGACDMKSGLACCTTAFIHAATLVQQKHKKPKRTLKLICTVDEEDFMRGSEQCIKSGWVGKDDWVVDAEPTNGMIQVAHKGRTWYEVDVQGHTAHASTPWKGADAIAAMAEIIHTFHKEMEQVPTHPDLGKSTVTFGQIQGGYRPYVVPDACKLWIDLRLVPPTNTQKTTELLEKAIEKAKEVVSGISVTYTITGDRPYIEKDDNSLMLKALKKSCLVVTKQEPEIAPFPGYTDTAVIAGKLGNHNCMSYGPGNLECAHQPDEWVDIDDIIRCERVYKHLSETIF; the protein is encoded by the coding sequence ATGAAACAGATTCAGGCAGTTCAATTAACAAAAGAACTTGTTCAGATTGAAAGTACAGATCCAGGTACATACGAGAGAGAAATCAAAGACTATCTGAAAAAACTATTGAAATTACCGGGAGTAGAATTAAAAGAAGAGGAAGTGTTGCCGGGCAGATTTAATTTATGTGCAGAGCTTTTAGGAACAGATCAAACATTGCCGGCTCTTATATTTATTTGCCATATGGATACTGTGGTTGTAGGAGATGGGTGGACATTGCCACCATTTCGTGCACTAGAACAGGATAATAAAATTTATGGCAGAGGTGCATGTGATATGAAATCCGGTCTTGCATGTTGTACGACAGCATTTATACATGCGGCTACATTAGTGCAGCAGAAACATAAAAAACCTAAACGTACATTAAAATTAATCTGCACAGTAGATGAAGAAGATTTTATGAGAGGATCGGAACAATGCATTAAATCAGGCTGGGTAGGAAAAGATGACTGGGTTGTTGATGCAGAACCAACAAATGGAATGATCCAGGTGGCCCATAAGGGTCGTACCTGGTACGAGGTGGATGTGCAGGGACATACAGCACATGCAAGTACACCATGGAAGGGAGCAGATGCCATTGCAGCTATGGCGGAGATCATACATACATTCCATAAAGAGATGGAACAGGTTCCAACACACCCAGATCTTGGAAAATCGACAGTGACATTTGGGCAGATTCAAGGCGGATACCGACCATATGTTGTGCCGGATGCATGCAAATTGTGGATTGATCTGAGACTGGTTCCGCCGACAAATACGCAGAAAACTACAGAGCTTTTAGAAAAAGCAATTGAGAAAGCAAAAGAGGTTGTATCAGGAATTTCAGTCACATATACAATTACAGGAGACCGTCCTTACATAGAAAAAGATGATAATTCGCTGATGCTTAAAGCACTTAAAAAATCTTGTCTGGTTGTTACAAAACAAGAGCCTGAGATTGCACCATTTCCGGGATATACAGATACAGCTGTGATAGCAGGAAAATTAGGCAATCATAATTGTATGTCCTATGGTCCGGGAAATCTTGAATGTGCACATCAGCCGGATGAATGGGTGGATATTGATGATATCATCCGTTGCGAACGGGTATATAAACATCTCAGTGAAACAATTTTTTAA
- a CDS encoding class B sortase, protein MSIIGILFVGGLLFFSIAVKEYQPYIEEMIKKEEIVQNVIDTGLPESPMRRSVDFAALKKINKDIVGWLYIPQIEVDAPVLKGENDTIYLTRNFEGEYSPLGSIFTWAYTDDMLTDKHICLFGHNTASGQMFGRLNEFQDSVFAESNRELYLYTPSKTKKLQIENVFVCENTNDIFQKQWEGSEGQIVTLATCIGYEVTPERLVVNCMVIDERTAF, encoded by the coding sequence ATGAGTATAATCGGTATTTTATTTGTCGGTGGTCTTTTATTTTTTAGCATTGCGGTGAAGGAATATCAGCCGTATATAGAAGAGATGATAAAAAAAGAAGAGATTGTTCAAAATGTAATTGATACAGGATTACCGGAAAGCCCTATGAGAAGAAGTGTAGATTTTGCAGCATTGAAAAAAATCAACAAAGATATTGTGGGATGGCTTTATATTCCTCAGATTGAAGTAGATGCGCCGGTTTTAAAAGGAGAAAATGATACAATATATTTGACGAGAAATTTCGAAGGAGAATATAGTCCGCTTGGTTCTATTTTTACATGGGCATATACAGATGATATGTTGACAGATAAACATATCTGTCTGTTTGGACATAATACCGCATCAGGGCAGATGTTTGGAAGATTAAACGAATTTCAGGATAGTGTATTTGCAGAATCCAATCGTGAATTATATTTGTATACTCCTTCCAAAACAAAAAAACTTCAAATAGAAAATGTATTTGTTTGTGAAAATACGAATGATATTTTCCAAAAACAGTGGGAAGGGTCAGAAGGTCAGATCGTGACATTGGCAACTTGTATTGGATACGAAGTGACACCGGAAAGGTTGGTAGTAAATTGCATGGTTATAGATGAGCGGACAGCATTTTGA
- a CDS encoding class C sortase, with translation MMKTNRQSEKKGKKFRNLLFWAGFLICIFPVISNIVERQRQADAVATYRQTMEKEDEKEIEEKWRQANEYNEMLFQAKGGIVEETEERKYEELLNIHGTDIMGSLEIPKIQVELPIYHGTADEVLSNGIGHLEGTSLPIGGENTHSVLTGHRGLPSSKLLVRLDEMKIGDLFFIHTYKEVMAYKVEEIMVVKPEDTAWMEIKGEKDLVSLVTCTPFGINSHRLIVTGHRVDYKEKEYIKIKPQLPSVREIIVTVFPILFVVSIVVIEIKNRIQTYRRQRRRKRREKNR, from the coding sequence ATGATGAAGACAAACAGACAATCAGAAAAGAAAGGAAAAAAGTTTCGAAACTTACTGTTTTGGGCTGGTTTTTTAATCTGTATATTTCCGGTTATCAGTAATATAGTTGAGCGGCAGCGTCAGGCAGATGCTGTCGCAACATATCGACAGACAATGGAAAAAGAGGATGAAAAAGAAATAGAAGAGAAGTGGAGACAGGCAAATGAATATAATGAAATGTTGTTTCAGGCAAAAGGGGGAATTGTAGAGGAAACGGAAGAAAGGAAATATGAAGAGTTACTAAATATTCATGGGACAGATATTATGGGAAGTCTTGAAATTCCTAAAATCCAAGTAGAACTTCCAATATATCACGGAACGGCAGATGAAGTTTTATCTAATGGAATCGGACATCTGGAAGGTACAAGTCTTCCAATAGGAGGAGAAAATACACATAGCGTATTGACGGGGCACAGAGGACTTCCAAGTTCGAAATTACTGGTTCGTCTTGATGAAATGAAGATAGGAGATTTATTTTTTATACATACATACAAAGAAGTGATGGCTTATAAGGTAGAAGAAATTATGGTTGTAAAACCAGAAGATACTGCATGGATGGAGATAAAAGGTGAAAAAGATCTGGTATCGCTTGTTACGTGTACGCCTTTTGGAATAAACAGTCATAGATTGATTGTTACAGGACACAGGGTGGATTACAAAGAAAAAGAATATATAAAAATTAAACCACAGCTTCCTTCTGTACGGGAAATTATAGTTACAGTATTTCCCATCCTATTTGTGGTCAGTATAGTAGTAATAGAAATTAAAAATAGAATACAGACATATCGAAGACAGAGGAGAAGAAAGAGGAGGGAGAAGAACAGATGA
- a CDS encoding isopeptide-forming domain-containing fimbrial protein, translating into MKMSRNIVLGMAGVMLLSGMAPVIPGTALQELVPIVKAEDKSPIYTQGGVAVLGNREAVITIKGNEGQNLVGKKFRIYQLFLAENARDGESVNYTWNPNCEAALKNVTAKALTKKGKKTTPEQVTEYMAIDYIQSLNANQVEGAKAEQKEEGTYSEFRYFVEELRDELEKLSVNSDCVEVRGVRPDNVIQIRGMAYGYYIIDEVTEVSNTSSASSLCMVNTANPTASISIKSDYPVIAKQIQEDEANENIKDPNRWNDIGDFEIGQFVPYRYESNISNMNGYRTYYYAWHDRMDDALTFLKDTVKITISGNISDTRKKEYTLKESEYLLNTMPSNGDTFQISIPDIKSIVDREFPRFNSGQENIYDQKVTLSYKAILNDRAVQKIGRPGIENDVRLEFSNNPDSNDGGSSRGFTPWDTVVCFTYKLQVQKVNNYQKTLAGAKFRLYSDEACQNEVYVRKEKDGYAVVNRDAVGGTDHVGGNKFERAVEMVSPENGQFEIYGLDSGTYYLKETKAPAGYRLLKDPVKLEIKAIFTDDRDHYVKGSGANDTVLKNLNVTAKVDSFYSGIMHSEEKELKTNAEEGTINLTVINQVGSKLPVTGTPVVLIMVLSGSILMTVAVLSSKRKR; encoded by the coding sequence ATGAAGATGAGTAGAAATATTGTACTAGGAATGGCAGGAGTGATGTTATTAAGCGGGATGGCACCCGTGATACCTGGGACTGCATTACAAGAACTGGTACCAATTGTAAAGGCTGAGGATAAAAGTCCAATTTACACCCAGGGTGGGGTTGCAGTTCTAGGGAACAGAGAAGCAGTGATTACGATAAAAGGAAATGAAGGGCAGAATCTGGTTGGAAAAAAATTCCGTATATATCAGTTGTTTTTAGCAGAGAACGCCAGAGATGGAGAATCGGTTAACTATACATGGAATCCTAATTGCGAGGCAGCACTGAAGAATGTGACAGCAAAAGCATTAACAAAAAAGGGAAAGAAAACAACCCCGGAACAGGTGACAGAGTATATGGCAATCGATTATATACAGTCATTAAATGCAAATCAAGTAGAGGGGGCGAAGGCAGAACAAAAAGAAGAAGGAACCTACAGTGAATTTCGATATTTTGTTGAAGAGTTAAGAGATGAATTAGAGAAGCTTTCGGTAAATTCAGATTGCGTAGAAGTAAGGGGGGTGAGACCGGATAATGTTATTCAAATCAGAGGAATGGCATATGGGTATTATATTATTGATGAGGTGACAGAAGTGAGTAATACATCTTCAGCAAGTTCATTATGCATGGTTAATACAGCAAATCCGACAGCAAGCATATCAATTAAATCAGATTATCCGGTAATTGCTAAACAAATACAGGAAGATGAGGCAAATGAAAATATAAAAGATCCAAACCGATGGAATGACATTGGGGATTTTGAAATCGGTCAATTTGTACCATATCGATATGAATCTAATATTTCTAATATGAATGGTTATCGTACATACTATTATGCATGGCATGACAGAATGGATGATGCATTAACATTTCTTAAAGACACTGTAAAAATCACAATCTCAGGAAACATTTCCGATACCCGGAAAAAAGAATATACATTAAAAGAATCTGAATATCTGCTCAACACGATGCCGAGTAATGGCGACACATTTCAAATTTCAATACCAGATATAAAAAGTATTGTAGATAGAGAATTTCCAAGATTTAATTCTGGACAGGAAAATATTTATGATCAAAAAGTAACTCTGAGTTATAAGGCAATATTAAATGACAGGGCAGTACAGAAAATAGGAAGACCGGGAATTGAAAATGATGTCCGTTTAGAATTTTCAAATAATCCGGATTCGAACGATGGAGGAAGCAGCAGAGGATTTACACCATGGGATACCGTTGTATGTTTTACATATAAATTGCAGGTGCAAAAAGTGAATAATTATCAGAAAACATTGGCAGGTGCAAAATTCCGTTTATATAGTGATGAAGCTTGTCAAAATGAAGTGTATGTAAGAAAGGAAAAAGACGGGTACGCAGTTGTAAATCGAGATGCAGTCGGAGGAACGGATCATGTCGGTGGAAATAAATTTGAACGTGCTGTCGAGATGGTTTCACCGGAAAATGGACAATTTGAAATTTACGGTTTGGATTCTGGAACGTATTACCTAAAAGAAACAAAGGCACCTGCAGGCTATCGATTGTTAAAGGATCCGGTTAAACTTGAGATAAAGGCAATATTTACAGATGATAGAGATCATTATGTGAAGGGAAGCGGAGCAAATGATACAGTATTAAAAAATCTAAATGTGACGGCTAAAGTAGATTCATTTTACAGTGGTATTATGCATAGTGAAGAGAAGGAATTGAAAACAAATGCCGAAGAAGGAACAATTAATCTGACAGTAATAAATCAGGTTGGAAGTAAGCTTCCGGTTACAGGAACACCCGTTGTTCTGATTATGGTCTTAAGTGGAAGTATTTTAATGACAGTTGCAGTATTGAGCAGCAAACGAAAACGATAA
- a CDS encoding SpaA isopeptide-forming pilin-related protein, which translates to MKKGKFLFAITGTIILLLQSILPAVAIDESEDLKNIKAELESMIPEEELGKYGKGEVIGEAYIDQEESYCEEKNPEEAEERIMLLSAVGSPAVITPGAGHSYGSWGTCEFSVKTQTGTYLGFCAEPNSTTPSGTFSVSELNSDIIKALILCYVIPELYENLGKNIFNERDRNTYAYCHAAVGYAYCGSLTGLSASMAQGIKNMVAVTQNQMATNGTLQRYMSEYKTYVAYNAQQDIVWVERAPKGNIRVLKTSTKPGITNGNTCYSLNGAVYGVYTDQACTNQVATLTTDKDGNSNVAQLDANTYWVKEIKVPIGYAWNHTVYNVTICSGETAVVKVSDAPTMNPVEILLKKVDAETWQNVPQGHGTFEGALFDVKFYAGNYESDPQQQGIKPVRSWVIRTDSEGVGKLRNEYRESGDEFYTMDNGEIAFPLGTVVIQEIAAPEGYQINPEVIVRKITSENKGEEIVDSYQNAQIPEQVLTLDIVKVQKETMTPIAGAKFIHTMPDGSREEVMTDGQGKAALKGLIRGEHMVEESFVPDGYTRNPGKIRFQISGNNQIELKENTSTVQSGKIQFEKTVRGAALRVEDACAPYKLLIDKKNEDGKKLKDAEFTLYQDKECKKKITCSKTNENGEAKFEGLAVGETYFIKETKAPQGYRIPVNLDGSDKIYEISVASNPMENIFTCQIDQKIYQLEDSKSIISGTKAERIVTIEVVNYKGNKLPKTGSDWNLLILTAGIACVLGAIWWKTPYKK; encoded by the coding sequence ATGAAGAAGGGAAAGTTTCTATTCGCGATAACAGGAACAATTATCTTGTTGCTGCAATCAATTCTTCCGGCCGTAGCGATTGATGAATCAGAAGATTTAAAAAACATTAAGGCAGAATTAGAGTCGATGATCCCGGAAGAAGAATTAGGAAAATATGGAAAAGGTGAGGTGATAGGAGAAGCATATATTGATCAAGAGGAAAGTTACTGTGAGGAAAAAAATCCAGAGGAAGCAGAAGAAAGAATTATGTTATTGTCTGCGGTGGGATCTCCGGCTGTGATTACTCCGGGAGCAGGACATTCGTATGGCTCGTGGGGGACTTGTGAATTTAGCGTGAAGACACAAACAGGGACATATCTTGGATTTTGTGCAGAGCCAAATTCAACGACACCAAGCGGAACATTCAGTGTGTCAGAGTTAAACAGTGACATAATTAAAGCATTGATCTTGTGTTATGTAATTCCGGAATTATATGAAAATTTAGGAAAAAACATTTTCAATGAAAGAGATAGAAATACTTATGCATATTGCCATGCGGCAGTTGGGTATGCGTATTGTGGCAGTTTGACAGGCTTATCTGCTTCAATGGCACAGGGAATTAAAAACATGGTGGCTGTAACCCAAAATCAGATGGCAACAAATGGGACTTTGCAAAGATATATGTCGGAGTATAAAACGTATGTTGCTTACAATGCACAGCAGGATATTGTGTGGGTAGAGCGTGCACCAAAAGGAAATATAAGGGTGTTGAAGACATCAACAAAGCCGGGGATTACAAATGGAAATACCTGCTATAGTCTCAATGGTGCGGTTTATGGAGTCTATACTGATCAGGCGTGTACAAATCAAGTGGCAACTCTAACGACAGATAAAGATGGAAATTCAAATGTAGCACAACTGGATGCAAATACATATTGGGTGAAAGAAATTAAAGTGCCTATAGGGTATGCCTGGAATCATACAGTATACAATGTGACAATTTGTTCTGGAGAAACAGCAGTTGTTAAAGTATCGGACGCACCAACAATGAACCCAGTTGAAATTTTATTGAAAAAGGTGGATGCAGAGACTTGGCAAAATGTACCACAAGGTCATGGGACTTTCGAAGGAGCATTGTTTGATGTGAAGTTTTATGCTGGAAATTATGAATCGGACCCTCAACAACAGGGGATTAAACCTGTTCGTTCGTGGGTGATAAGGACGGATTCAGAAGGTGTTGGAAAATTAAGAAATGAATATCGAGAATCAGGAGATGAATTTTACACAATGGACAATGGTGAAATTGCATTTCCATTAGGAACGGTTGTAATACAGGAAATTGCTGCTCCGGAAGGATATCAGATAAATCCAGAAGTAATTGTACGGAAAATAACAAGTGAGAATAAAGGAGAAGAAATCGTAGACAGTTATCAGAATGCTCAGATTCCGGAACAGGTTCTAACATTGGATATCGTTAAGGTTCAAAAGGAAACAATGACACCAATAGCCGGGGCAAAATTTATTCATACAATGCCTGATGGAAGCAGAGAAGAAGTAATGACGGATGGACAAGGAAAGGCTGCACTAAAAGGATTGATTCGTGGTGAACATATGGTAGAAGAATCTTTTGTACCAGATGGTTATACAAGGAATCCGGGAAAAATCAGATTTCAAATTTCAGGAAATAATCAAATTGAATTGAAGGAAAATACTTCGACAGTACAAAGTGGAAAAATACAGTTTGAGAAGACAGTAAGGGGAGCTGCATTAAGGGTAGAAGACGCTTGTGCTCCATATAAGCTTTTGATAGATAAGAAAAATGAAGATGGTAAAAAGTTAAAAGATGCTGAATTCACTTTGTATCAGGATAAAGAATGTAAAAAGAAAATTACATGTAGTAAAACCAATGAAAATGGAGAAGCAAAGTTTGAAGGACTTGCAGTAGGAGAAACATATTTTATAAAGGAGACAAAGGCTCCACAAGGATACAGAATTCCAGTGAATTTAGATGGAAGTGATAAAATATACGAAATATCAGTAGCAAGTAATCCGATGGAAAATATATTTACCTGTCAGATTGATCAAAAAATATATCAGTTGGAGGATAGTAAAAGCATTATATCAGGAACAAAAGCGGAGCGAATTGTAACAATCGAAGTTGTAAATTATAAAGGAAATAAATTGCCTAAAACAGGAAGTGATTGGAATCTTTTGATTTTGACTGCAGGTATCGCATGTGTGTTAGGAGCGATATGGTGGAAGACGCCTTATAAAAAATAA
- a CDS encoding mechanosensitive ion channel family protein: MTTTDELQQSAEASVNEVTENMSQFSNYIQEHIPNLINLGIKIIIAIIIFMIGRVIIKWIRKSIRYSFQVKETDAGIATFVDSMVKFGLYILLIIIIAGNLGIELSSITVLFASAGVGVSLALQDFITNFAGGIMILLLRPFTVGDYIIEDTNKNEGTVKEIKIFYTKLMTIENKVIVIPNGKLMNNSLTNVTERDERRLDLKVGISYESDLKKAKEILERLLLSHKDILTNEDWKVFVDSLADSSVVLGIRAYVKMEKYWDTRWELLEQIKLTFDEEGIEIPYNQLTVHMQEKE; encoded by the coding sequence ATGACAACAACAGATGAGCTTCAGCAGTCGGCGGAAGCATCCGTAAATGAAGTGACTGAAAATATGAGTCAGTTCAGCAACTATATACAAGAACATATACCGAATTTGATAAACTTAGGTATAAAAATAATCATTGCAATCATCATATTTATGATAGGACGTGTAATTATAAAATGGATTCGTAAAAGTATTCGTTATTCCTTTCAGGTAAAAGAGACAGATGCGGGAATTGCAACATTTGTAGATTCCATGGTAAAATTCGGATTATATATATTATTAATTATTATCATTGCAGGAAATCTGGGAATTGAATTATCATCAATAACCGTGTTATTTGCATCAGCAGGTGTCGGTGTATCGTTGGCATTGCAGGATTTTATAACAAATTTTGCAGGTGGCATCATGATTCTGTTATTGAGACCGTTTACTGTCGGAGATTATATTATTGAAGATACGAATAAGAACGAAGGTACAGTAAAAGAAATTAAAATTTTCTATACAAAATTGATGACGATAGAGAACAAGGTAATTGTGATTCCAAATGGAAAACTTATGAATAACAGTCTGACAAATGTGACAGAGCGTGATGAACGAAGATTGGATTTGAAGGTTGGGATTTCATATGAATCAGATTTGAAGAAAGCAAAAGAAATTCTGGAAAGATTATTGCTTAGTCACAAAGATATATTGACGAACGAAGACTGGAAGGTGTTTGTGGACTCATTGGCAGACAGTTCCGTAGTTTTAGGAATCCGTGCTTATGTGAAGATGGAAAAATACTGGGATACAAGATGGGAACTTCTTGAACAGATAAAATTGACATTTGATGAAGAAGGAATTGAGATTCCATATAATCAGTTGACTGTGCATATGCAAGAAAAAGAATAA